A portion of the Blattabacterium clevelandi genome contains these proteins:
- the queA gene encoding tRNA preQ1(34) S-adenosylmethionine ribosyltransferase-isomerase QueA, with the protein MRTSDFNFEFPLNLLSYQPTQERDESRLMIIHRKNKNIEHKLFKDLYQYFEEGDTIILNNTKVFPARLFGNKEKTEAKIEVFLLRELDIIDRTWDVLVDPARKVRVGNKLNFGSGLTGEVIDNTTSRGRILQLHFNGSHEELIKKIKELGKTPLPKYIKRLPEKSDEKRYQTIYAKIEGSVAAPTAGFHFSKHLLKILEIKGINLVEITLHLGLGSFLPVEVEDISKHKMDSEKCFIEKNVCSIINKTIKQKKRVCVVGTSSMRAIESSVSSSKYLNPFSGWTNKFIFPPYNFSIANSMITNFHMPKSTLIMMTAAFSGYDLIMKAYKIAIKEKYRFYSYGDAMLIL; encoded by the coding sequence ATGAGAACTTCAGATTTTAATTTCGAATTTCCATTAAATCTTTTATCTTATCAACCAACCCAAGAAAGAGACGAATCTAGATTAATGATTATTCATAGAAAAAACAAAAATATTGAACATAAATTATTCAAAGATTTATATCAATATTTTGAAGAAGGAGATACTATTATTCTCAATAATACAAAGGTTTTTCCAGCAAGATTATTTGGAAATAAAGAAAAAACAGAAGCAAAAATAGAAGTTTTTTTACTCAGAGAATTGGATATTATAGATAGAACTTGGGACGTATTAGTTGATCCTGCAAGAAAAGTAAGAGTAGGAAATAAATTAAATTTTGGAAGTGGATTAACAGGAGAAGTCATAGATAATACCACTTCTAGAGGAAGAATTTTACAACTTCATTTTAATGGATCACATGAAGAATTAATAAAAAAAATAAAAGAGTTAGGAAAAACACCTTTACCAAAATATATTAAAAGATTACCAGAAAAAAGTGATGAAAAACGCTATCAAACTATTTATGCAAAAATTGAAGGTTCTGTAGCTGCTCCTACAGCTGGATTTCACTTTTCAAAACATTTATTAAAAATATTAGAAATAAAAGGAATCAATTTAGTAGAAATTACTTTACATCTTGGATTAGGTAGTTTTTTACCCGTAGAAGTAGAAGATATATCCAAACATAAAATGGATTCTGAAAAATGTTTTATAGAAAAAAATGTATGTAGTATTATTAATAAAACTATTAAACAAAAAAAACGTGTATGTGTTGTAGGAACTTCATCTATGCGCGCTATTGAAAGTTCAGTTTCTTCTAGTAAATATTTAAATCCTTTTTCAGGATGGACGAATAAATTTATATTTCCTCCTTATAATTTTAGCATAGCTAATTCTATGATTACCAATTTTCATATGCCAAAATCTACATTAATTATGATGACAGCAGCTTTTTCTGGATATGATTTGATCATGAAAGCTTATAAAATAGCTATAAAAGAAAAATACAGATTCTATTCCTACGGAGATGCTATGTTAATTTTATAA